In Flavobacterium sp. N3904, one DNA window encodes the following:
- a CDS encoding glutamate synthase subunit beta, whose product MGKIGGFKEYNRADESNVAVLERVSNYNEFTIPLTKDKIKEQGSRCMDCGIPFCHSSCPLGNLIPDFNDMVHQEEWESALKILQSTNNFPEFTGRLCPAPCEKSCVLGIISEPVAIENIEKNIIERGFAEGWIKPQTPEVRTGKTVAVIGSGPAGLAAAQQLNRAGHTVTVFERDNAIGGLLRYGIPNFKLEKGIIDRRVKVLEAEGITFKTNVNVGVNYSVEELKAFDSIVLCGGATERRGLPTKGADSKGVVQAMDFLTQQTKVLYGEKIENQVMATGKDVIVIGGGDTGSDCVGTSNRHGAKSVTNFEIMPKPPVGRSETTPWPFWPLQLKTSSSHEEGCNRNWLINTKEFLANEKGELVGLKTVEVAWKMVPGQRPELIEKEGSEKIWPCDLALLALGFTGPEKTLAEQLGLEIDMRTNYKATNYQTNVPHIFTAGDMRRGQSLIVWAISEGREAAREVDLYLMGYTNLPTKGNGDLPAL is encoded by the coding sequence ATGGGTAAAATAGGTGGATTTAAAGAATATAATAGAGCCGACGAAAGTAACGTTGCTGTTCTAGAAAGAGTATCTAATTATAATGAGTTTACGATTCCGTTAACAAAAGATAAAATCAAAGAACAAGGTTCTCGATGTATGGATTGCGGAATTCCTTTTTGCCATAGTTCCTGTCCATTAGGAAATTTAATTCCTGATTTTAATGACATGGTACACCAGGAAGAATGGGAAAGTGCTTTGAAGATTTTACAATCTACAAATAATTTTCCTGAATTTACAGGTCGTTTGTGCCCTGCTCCATGTGAGAAATCATGTGTACTAGGAATAATCAGCGAACCGGTTGCTATTGAAAATATTGAAAAAAATATAATCGAAAGAGGTTTTGCAGAAGGTTGGATTAAACCTCAAACACCTGAAGTAAGAACTGGAAAAACGGTTGCTGTTATTGGATCTGGCCCTGCTGGATTAGCGGCGGCTCAACAATTAAATCGCGCGGGACATACCGTTACCGTTTTTGAAAGAGACAATGCAATTGGTGGTTTATTACGTTATGGGATTCCAAATTTCAAACTGGAAAAGGGAATTATCGATAGACGTGTTAAAGTATTAGAAGCTGAAGGAATTACTTTTAAAACCAACGTTAACGTAGGAGTTAACTACAGTGTAGAAGAATTAAAAGCTTTCGATTCTATCGTATTATGCGGTGGAGCAACTGAAAGAAGAGGATTGCCTACAAAAGGTGCCGATAGTAAAGGTGTTGTTCAGGCAATGGATTTCTTGACCCAACAAACCAAAGTGTTGTACGGAGAAAAAATTGAAAACCAAGTAATGGCTACTGGAAAAGATGTAATCGTTATTGGTGGTGGAGATACGGGATCGGATTGTGTGGGAACTTCAAACAGACACGGAGCAAAATCAGTGACTAATTTTGAAATCATGCCAAAACCTCCAGTTGGAAGAAGCGAAACTACTCCATGGCCTTTTTGGCCGTTGCAATTAAAAACATCTTCATCACATGAAGAAGGTTGCAACAGAAACTGGTTGATTAATACCAAAGAATTCCTTGCAAACGAAAAAGGAGAACTAGTCGGATTAAAAACCGTTGAAGTAGCATGGAAAATGGTTCCTGGACAAAGACCCGAACTTATTGAAAAAGAAGGTTCTGAGAAAATTTGGCCTTGTGACTTGGCATTATTAGCTCTTGGATTTACAGGTCCTGAAAAAACATTAGCTGAGCAATTAGGTCTGGAAATTGATATGAGAACCAATTATAAAGCGACTAATTATCAAACGAATGTACCACACATTTTTACAGCCGGCGATATGCGAAGAGGCCAATCTTTAATTGTTTGGGCCATCTCAGAAGGTCGTGAAGCCGCCAGAGAAGTTGATTTATACTTAATGGGTTATACCAATTTACCAACAAAAGGTAATGGTGATTTACCCGCTTTATAG
- the lysA gene encoding diaminopimelate decarboxylase, which translates to MQANDLLHLAEQFGSPLYVYDAEKIQSQYNRLTKAFSKVPNLRINYAMKALSNIAILQLLRDMGSGLDTVSIQEVQLGLHAGYAPEKIFYTPNGVSLEEIEEVHALGVQINIDNLSILEQFGAKHPHVPVCIRINPHVMAGGNANISVGHIDSKFGISVHQLPHLVRIVENTNMNIVGIHMHTGSDILDIEVFLYAAEILFDAARNFKNLEFLDFGSGFKVPYKKDDIETDIDELGRKLSKRFNAFCTEYGKDLTLIFEPGKFLVSEAGFFLAKVNVVKQTTSTVFAGIDSGFNHLIRPMLYGSQHFIENISNPKGKERFYSVVGYICETDTFATNRRISEIKEGDILCFRNAGAYCFSMSSNYNSRYKPAEVLWMNGQGYLIRAHEKFEDLLQNQIPLPIESAAIV; encoded by the coding sequence ATGCAAGCAAACGATTTACTACACTTAGCAGAACAATTTGGAAGTCCACTTTATGTGTATGATGCCGAAAAAATACAATCCCAGTATAATCGATTAACGAAGGCTTTTTCAAAAGTGCCAAATTTACGCATCAATTATGCAATGAAAGCATTGTCCAATATAGCAATACTTCAATTATTGAGAGATATGGGATCTGGATTGGATACTGTTTCTATTCAAGAAGTACAACTAGGATTACATGCTGGTTATGCACCCGAAAAAATATTTTATACTCCAAACGGGGTTTCATTAGAAGAAATTGAAGAAGTTCATGCCTTGGGAGTTCAAATTAATATAGACAACTTGTCTATTTTAGAACAATTTGGCGCCAAACACCCTCATGTTCCAGTTTGTATTCGTATCAATCCACACGTAATGGCGGGTGGAAATGCCAATATTTCGGTTGGACATATCGACAGTAAATTTGGAATTTCAGTACATCAATTACCTCATTTGGTTCGAATTGTCGAAAATACCAATATGAATATTGTTGGAATTCACATGCACACAGGTTCTGATATTTTAGATATTGAAGTATTTTTGTATGCTGCCGAAATATTATTCGACGCCGCCAGAAACTTTAAGAATTTAGAATTTTTAGACTTTGGAAGCGGATTTAAAGTGCCTTATAAAAAAGACGATATAGAAACGGACATCGATGAATTGGGGAGAAAACTGTCCAAAAGATTCAACGCTTTCTGTACAGAATATGGTAAAGATTTGACTTTAATTTTTGAACCAGGTAAATTCTTGGTAAGTGAAGCTGGATTCTTTTTGGCCAAAGTAAATGTCGTAAAACAAACAACTTCAACAGTATTTGCAGGTATTGACAGTGGATTCAATCACTTGATCCGACCAATGCTTTATGGTTCACAACATTTTATCGAAAACATATCTAATCCAAAAGGAAAAGAGCGTTTTTACTCTGTTGTTGGATACATTTGCGAAACAGATACATTTGCCACCAACAGAAGAATTTCTGAAATAAAAGAAGGAGACATTTTGTGTTTCCGAAATGCGGGAGCCTATTGTTTCTCGATGTCTTCCAATTACAATTCAAGATACAAACCAGCAGAAGTTTTATGGATGAATGGACAAGGTTATCTAATCCGGGCTCATGAAAAATTTGAAGACTTACTTCAAAATCAAATTCCGTTGCCAATAGAATCAGCTGCAATAGTTTAA
- a CDS encoding cytochrome c, translating into MKKIVKGVLLFLVIGIVVLLLYVKLALPNVGKMEYLSIKPTVSKLERGKYLANHVCVCVDCHSTRNWSEFSGPLVEGTIGKGGEVFDQRFGFPGSFYSKNITPSGIGDWTDAEVMRAIASGVSKNGNALFPVMPHPHFGQMDKEDLESIIVYLRTLEPIENVVPGSKADFPMSFIINTIPKEPHFSDKPNETEVVAYGGYLFNAASCSECHSKQENGKPIEGMELAGGFEFPMVTGGIVRSANITQDKITGIGKWSENDFVKRFKTYTDSTYVPNKISKGLFNTVMPWTMYGGMKEQDLKAIYAYLKTVKPIHNSVEKFVNP; encoded by the coding sequence ATGAAGAAAATTGTCAAAGGAGTTTTGTTGTTTCTTGTAATAGGTATAGTTGTGCTTTTATTGTATGTAAAGTTGGCATTGCCAAATGTTGGAAAAATGGAATATCTAAGCATTAAGCCCACAGTAAGTAAATTGGAACGCGGTAAGTATTTGGCTAATCATGTTTGTGTTTGTGTTGATTGCCATTCAACTCGAAATTGGAGCGAGTTTTCTGGACCTTTGGTTGAAGGAACTATTGGTAAAGGAGGTGAAGTTTTTGATCAAAGGTTTGGTTTTCCAGGTAGTTTTTATTCAAAAAATATTACACCTTCCGGTATCGGAGATTGGACAGATGCCGAGGTTATGAGAGCGATTGCAAGTGGTGTTTCTAAAAACGGCAATGCGTTGTTTCCAGTTATGCCACATCCTCATTTTGGACAAATGGATAAAGAGGATTTAGAATCTATAATTGTGTATTTGCGAACATTAGAACCCATTGAAAATGTTGTTCCAGGATCCAAAGCTGATTTTCCAATGAGTTTTATTATTAATACAATTCCGAAAGAGCCTCATTTTTCGGATAAACCAAATGAAACCGAAGTGGTCGCCTATGGAGGTTATTTATTTAATGCGGCTTCTTGTTCAGAATGTCATTCAAAACAAGAAAATGGAAAACCTATTGAAGGAATGGAATTAGCTGGAGGGTTTGAGTTTCCAATGGTGACGGGAGGAATAGTTAGATCAGCTAATATTACACAAGATAAAATTACAGGTATTGGTAAGTGGTCTGAAAATGATTTTGTTAAACGTTTTAAAACGTATACAGACAGCACTTATGTTCCTAATAAAATTTCAAAAGGACTTTTTAATACGGTTATGCCTTGGACAATGTACGGTGGGATGAAAGAACAAGATTTGAAAGCAATTTATGCATATTTGAAAACGGTTAAGCCAATTCATAATAGTGTTGAGAAGTTCGTGAACCCATAG
- the pafA gene encoding alkaline phosphatase PafA, whose translation MKKIILFLVCVFAIQSQAQQRPKLVVGIVVDQMKMEYLYRFSDDFSDKGFKRLMNKGFTFYNMNYNYVPTFTAPGHASIYSGTTPSTHGIIGNDWYIRSIGKSMYCTDDASVKTLVEGTEKEGAMSPKNLLSTTITDELRMATNFQGKVIGLSIKDRGAILPAGHFANWAFWCTKSGAFISSSFYGEKMPDWVTQFNDEKNYMKYLNKGWGLLKPIETYNESLPDNNPYEGRLDKSLPPVFPYDLVKIYKETGMEVLKSTPFGNDFLAELAMRAIDKEELGKDNVTDFLAVSFSSTDYVGHTFGPRSMEIQDTYLRLDLTIATFLEYLDKTIGKDNYLVFLTADHAVAENPIYLKDHKYNVTNVPSKETFNSMNKFSMDTYGVNLVLNYSNFNVYLNRDLIKEKGLELNKVAQSFKDFLMTQEFVKRVYTQEEILGATGQDYYLNFIFKGYDPKQSGDLVILQGAGYLESIETGTTHGTPNSYDTNVPLLFYGWHVPKGESNKKEYITEIAPTLSKMLKITTPNGTEGEVLEELFVKK comes from the coding sequence ATGAAAAAAATTATTTTGTTTTTAGTATGTGTTTTTGCTATTCAAAGTCAAGCACAACAGCGTCCTAAATTGGTTGTTGGTATTGTTGTCGATCAAATGAAAATGGAGTATTTGTACCGATTTTCAGATGATTTTTCAGACAAAGGTTTTAAGCGATTAATGAATAAGGGTTTTACTTTTTATAATATGAATTATAATTACGTACCTACATTTACTGCTCCGGGGCATGCTTCTATTTATTCAGGTACAACTCCTTCAACTCATGGGATTATTGGCAATGATTGGTACATTCGATCTATCGGAAAAAGTATGTATTGTACAGATGATGCCAGTGTAAAAACGCTTGTGGAAGGTACTGAAAAAGAGGGGGCAATGTCTCCAAAAAATCTTTTGAGTACTACAATTACGGATGAATTGCGAATGGCAACAAACTTTCAAGGAAAAGTGATTGGCTTGAGCATTAAGGACCGCGGTGCTATTTTGCCAGCGGGACATTTTGCCAACTGGGCTTTTTGGTGTACCAAATCGGGTGCGTTTATTTCGAGCAGTTTTTATGGCGAAAAAATGCCGGATTGGGTAACTCAATTCAATGACGAAAAGAATTACATGAAATACTTAAATAAAGGATGGGGTTTGTTGAAACCTATTGAAACGTATAACGAAAGTTTGCCTGATAATAACCCGTATGAAGGAAGATTAGATAAATCGTTACCGCCAGTATTTCCTTATGATTTGGTAAAAATTTATAAAGAAACCGGAATGGAAGTTTTAAAATCGACTCCTTTCGGAAATGATTTCTTGGCAGAATTGGCCATGAGAGCGATCGATAAAGAAGAATTAGGAAAAGATAATGTTACTGATTTCTTGGCGGTAAGTTTTTCGTCAACTGATTATGTGGGGCATACTTTTGGTCCTAGATCAATGGAAATTCAGGATACCTATTTGCGTTTGGATCTTACCATTGCAACATTTTTGGAGTATTTGGATAAAACTATCGGCAAGGATAATTACTTGGTTTTCTTGACAGCAGATCATGCTGTTGCCGAAAACCCGATTTATTTGAAAGATCATAAATACAATGTAACCAACGTACCTTCAAAGGAAACTTTTAATTCGATGAATAAATTTTCGATGGATACTTATGGAGTTAATTTGGTTTTGAATTATTCTAATTTTAATGTTTACCTGAACAGAGATCTTATAAAGGAAAAAGGTTTGGAACTGAATAAAGTTGCACAAAGCTTCAAAGACTTTTTGATGACACAAGAGTTTGTAAAAAGAGTATATACCCAAGAAGAAATTTTGGGAGCTACTGGCCAAGATTATTATTTGAATTTTATTTTTAAAGGATATGATCCTAAACAAAGTGGCGATCTTGTTATTCTTCAAGGTGCTGGGTATTTGGAAAGCATAGAAACTGGAACTACACATGGAACGCCAAATAGTTATGATACCAATGTGCCTTTGCTTTTTTATGGTTGGCATGTTCCAAAAGGAGAATCTAATAAAAAAGAATATATTACAGAAATAGCTCCGACACTTTCTAAAATGCTAAAAATTACTACACCAAATGGCACTGAGGGTGAAGTTTTGGAAGAATTGTTTGTAAAAAAATAA
- a CDS encoding NAD(P)H-dependent flavin oxidoreductase translates to MNKITSLFNIKYPIIQGGMIWNSGYKLASAVSNAGGLGLIGAGSMYPDVLREHIQKCKKVTSKPFGVNVPMLYPNIDEIMKIIVDEGVKIVFTSAGNPKTWTPFLKENGITVVHVVSSSVFALKAQDAGVDAVVAEGFEAGGHNGREETTTLTLIPMVKDKISIPLIAAGGIATGRGMLAAMVLGADGVQVGSRFAASLESSCHQNFKQLIVDLQEGGTQLTLKELAPVRLIKNKFYQDIQQLYETCPTKEELIALLGRARAKRGMFEGDLIEGELEIGQIAGLIKQILPVKDIINEMITDFEKAKSEVVLFDF, encoded by the coding sequence ATGAACAAAATTACAAGCCTTTTCAATATTAAATACCCAATAATTCAAGGAGGAATGATTTGGAATAGTGGTTACAAACTAGCAAGTGCCGTGAGTAATGCAGGAGGGTTAGGTTTGATTGGTGCGGGTTCTATGTATCCGGATGTATTGAGAGAACACATTCAAAAGTGTAAAAAAGTAACGAGCAAGCCTTTTGGAGTAAACGTTCCGATGTTGTATCCTAATATTGACGAAATAATGAAAATTATTGTTGATGAAGGAGTAAAAATAGTTTTCACATCGGCAGGAAATCCTAAAACGTGGACTCCTTTTTTGAAAGAAAATGGTATAACGGTTGTGCATGTAGTAAGTAGTTCTGTATTTGCATTAAAGGCGCAAGATGCAGGAGTAGATGCGGTTGTAGCTGAAGGTTTTGAAGCGGGTGGACACAATGGAAGAGAGGAAACCACAACGCTTACTTTGATTCCGATGGTGAAAGATAAAATTTCGATTCCTCTGATTGCCGCTGGGGGAATTGCAACCGGTCGTGGAATGCTTGCAGCAATGGTTCTTGGGGCCGATGGTGTTCAGGTTGGGAGTCGTTTTGCGGCTTCGTTGGAGTCATCTTGTCATCAAAATTTCAAACAATTGATTGTTGATCTTCAAGAAGGGGGGACCCAACTGACTTTAAAAGAACTGGCACCAGTTCGATTAATCAAAAATAAGTTTTACCAAGACATACAGCAATTATATGAAACGTGCCCGACAAAAGAAGAATTAATAGCATTATTAGGCAGAGCAAGGGCCAAGCGCGGAATGTTTGAAGGAGATTTGATTGAAGGAGAATTGGAAATAGGTCAAATTGCTGGATTAATAAAGCAAATATTGCCAGTTAAAGATATTATTAACGAGATGATTACCGATTTTGAAAAAGCAAAAAGCGAAGTAGTATTATTTGATTTTTAA
- a CDS encoding S8 family serine peptidase encodes MKKILFFILLFSCFSGFSQEDAWVYFNVKNNAQMYYDNPLGMLSQRALDRRTKQNIPLDSKDIPIDLSFISKIKAVSGITVMAKSKWLNALHIRGTQAQINSLKSFSFVEKVDFANKALNSTGKKVLSAKMKAVNKVLETKIDYAYGSSANQIQMLKGDLLHQQNYTGSEKIIAVMDAGFPGVDTAQPFQRLRDNNQILGGYDFVNRNTNFYSGDSHGAMVLSCMGGYKDNALVGTAPDASYYLFITEDNNAENPVEESYWVEAAEKADSLGVDVINTSLGYFEFDNTTYNHTYNEMDGKTAFMTRGAEIAFSRGMIVVASAGNEGTAVNPHIAVPADGISVLTVGAVNATKTKTSFSSIGPSFDGRVKPDVMAQGQAAVLSNPSGNIITKDGTSFSSPIMAGMVACLWQAFPDKTNQEIKDLIVKSADTYSSPNNHYGYGIPDFSSALSNGLGVNDYSQTDIIIYPNPTTDVVSITLSSDSDTGRICVFNILGKTILDQTIDKNTKSISLKSIDTGIYFYRLNLNGTLKTGKIIKQ; translated from the coding sequence ATGAAAAAAATTTTGTTTTTTATTTTGTTATTTTCTTGTTTCTCTGGGTTTTCCCAAGAAGATGCCTGGGTCTATTTTAATGTTAAAAATAATGCTCAAATGTATTATGACAATCCTTTGGGAATGCTTTCGCAAAGAGCTTTAGATCGAAGAACCAAACAAAATATTCCTTTGGATTCTAAAGATATTCCTATCGACCTCAGTTTTATTAGTAAAATTAAAGCAGTTTCGGGAATTACCGTCATGGCAAAATCCAAATGGTTGAATGCTTTGCATATTCGAGGAACACAAGCACAAATTAATTCTTTAAAATCTTTTTCTTTTGTTGAAAAGGTCGATTTTGCCAATAAAGCGCTCAATTCAACTGGGAAAAAAGTACTTTCTGCCAAAATGAAAGCCGTCAATAAAGTACTGGAAACTAAGATTGATTACGCTTATGGTAGCTCTGCCAATCAAATTCAGATGCTTAAAGGAGATTTATTACACCAACAAAATTATACGGGTTCGGAAAAAATAATTGCGGTTATGGATGCGGGTTTTCCCGGTGTAGATACTGCTCAGCCTTTTCAACGATTAAGAGACAATAATCAAATTTTGGGTGGTTATGATTTTGTGAATAGAAACACTAATTTTTATTCAGGAGATTCACATGGAGCTATGGTGTTATCTTGTATGGGCGGCTATAAAGATAATGCGCTTGTAGGGACAGCTCCAGACGCCTCATATTATTTGTTTATTACAGAAGATAATAATGCTGAAAACCCTGTCGAAGAATCGTATTGGGTCGAAGCAGCTGAGAAAGCAGATAGTTTGGGAGTAGATGTTATCAATACTTCATTGGGCTATTTTGAGTTTGATAATACAACTTACAATCATACCTATAATGAAATGGATGGCAAGACTGCTTTTATGACGCGAGGAGCCGAAATCGCTTTTTCTCGTGGAATGATTGTGGTAGCATCTGCGGGGAATGAAGGAACGGCCGTAAATCCGCATATAGCAGTTCCAGCAGATGGAATTTCGGTGCTTACGGTTGGAGCAGTAAATGCCACGAAAACGAAAACGAGTTTTAGCTCGATTGGTCCTTCGTTTGATGGAAGAGTAAAACCGGATGTTATGGCACAAGGGCAAGCAGCTGTTTTGTCTAATCCTTCTGGAAATATTATAACGAAAGATGGAACGTCTTTTTCGAGTCCAATTATGGCGGGAATGGTGGCTTGTTTATGGCAAGCGTTTCCCGATAAAACCAATCAAGAAATTAAAGATTTAATTGTAAAATCTGCCGATACATATTCTAGTCCAAATAATCATTATGGGTATGGAATTCCTGATTTTAGTTCGGCTTTGTCCAATGGATTAGGAGTAAATGATTACTCACAAACAGACATTATTATATATCCCAATCCAACAACTGATGTTGTAAGTATTACTCTTTCTTCTGATAGTGATACCGGGAGGATTTGTGTTTTTAATATTTTAGGAAAAACTATTTTAGACCAAACAATCGACAAGAATACTAAGTCTATTTCTTTAAAATCTATAGATACAGGAATTTATTTCTATCGGTTGAATTTGAATGGAACCTTGAAAACAGGAAAAATTATCAAACAATAA
- the mnmA gene encoding tRNA 2-thiouridine(34) synthase MnmA, with translation MKRVVVGLSGGVDSSVAAYLLQQQGYEVIGLFMKNWHDDSVTISNECPWLEDSNDALLVAEKLGIPFQTVDLSEQYQEKIVDYMFSEYEKGRTPNPDVLCNREIKFDVFMKIALSLGADYVATGHYCRKGEIEVNGEKVYQLLAGVDTNKDQSYFLCQLSQEQLAKSLFPIGELTKPEVREIAAQMELVTAEKKDSQGLCFIGKVRLPEFLQQKLQPKEGEIIQIFKNDPIYSYEMQNELTVEEQLLFASRKLPYAPKMGKLMGKHQGAHYFTVGQRKGLNVGGTTDPLFVIATDVETNTIYTGLSSMHPGLFKSALFIEKSEVHWIRKDLALTNGETMNIMARIRYRQPLQKATLHQFESGMYISFEEPQSAITEGQFAAWYMDDELIGSGVIS, from the coding sequence ATGAAGCGTGTAGTTGTAGGTCTTTCAGGTGGGGTAGATTCGAGTGTTGCTGCTTATTTGTTGCAACAGCAAGGATATGAAGTAATAGGTCTTTTTATGAAAAACTGGCACGATGATTCGGTGACAATTTCTAATGAATGCCCATGGTTGGAAGACAGTAACGATGCTTTGTTGGTTGCAGAAAAATTAGGGATTCCTTTTCAAACGGTCGATTTAAGTGAACAATATCAAGAAAAAATAGTTGATTATATGTTTAGCGAATACGAAAAAGGAAGAACTCCAAATCCTGATGTGCTTTGTAACCGCGAAATAAAATTTGACGTTTTTATGAAAATCGCTTTGAGTCTTGGTGCCGATTATGTGGCTACAGGTCATTATTGTCGTAAAGGTGAAATTGAAGTGAATGGAGAAAAAGTGTACCAACTTCTTGCCGGTGTCGATACGAATAAGGATCAATCTTATTTTTTATGTCAATTATCCCAAGAGCAATTGGCGAAATCTTTATTTCCAATTGGAGAATTGACCAAACCAGAAGTACGCGAAATTGCTGCTCAAATGGAATTGGTTACTGCCGAAAAGAAAGATTCTCAGGGGCTTTGTTTTATTGGAAAAGTACGTTTACCCGAATTTTTGCAACAAAAATTGCAACCCAAAGAAGGAGAAATTATTCAAATCTTCAAAAATGACCCTATCTATTCATATGAAATGCAGAATGAATTGACTGTAGAGGAACAATTGCTTTTTGCTTCCAGAAAATTGCCTTACGCACCAAAAATGGGAAAGCTAATGGGGAAACATCAAGGAGCACATTATTTTACGGTTGGACAACGTAAAGGACTGAATGTAGGAGGAACTACAGATCCTTTGTTTGTTATAGCTACAGATGTTGAAACAAATACTATTTATACTGGTTTGTCGAGTATGCATCCGGGATTATTTAAAAGCGCTTTGTTTATAGAAAAATCTGAAGTGCATTGGATTAGGAAAGATTTGGCTTTGACCAATGGCGAAACGATGAATATTATGGCCCGAATCCGATACAGACAACCTTTACAAAAAGCGACTTTGCATCAATTTGAAAGTGGTATGTATATCTCATTTGAAGAACCACAATCTGCAATTACCGAAGGGCAGTTTGCTGCATGGTATATGGATGATGAGTTAATAGGTTCTGGAGTTATTTCTTAA
- a CDS encoding PEP/pyruvate-binding domain-containing protein yields the protein MKKLILLLFVTFYSIAALGQNYVATIPTYEVYKSLKGKPLSDKFSNIESVKIVYDIKNEKLYYFNSSLISHHFQFVTEYLGYDKELEQFNSANYSNKEAGREYLLGNLNHVKGTDKWIFELAVSDHMPVYFIEKFFKLIQQTTFINQSLKFYLNDREKVDFYNQGQFKIPCITSEYIFNELQYQEVANGNCVGFLKKYKIEDLNTVKPKDNEIVILDGTPEILPNVKGIIVTELQTPLSHLVILGKNRKIPIMAYTLAITDPKIKSLLNKKVELKIAVDTFFIEETNKKIKDNSSLKKRILVADTTVTGIVDLSKINKKGVEFIGSKAQNLSYLIAIAKDSTFKVPENAYAIPFYYYNRHIHDKSVMPLITELLNNPHKDSVQWVNIQLEKIRKAIKKETVDPNLIALLNQKLGTQKKFKNFRFRSSTNAEDIEGFNGAGLYESKTGILGDSIKSFEKAIKQVWTSVWNESSYWEREIFGIDQKNIAMGVLVHRSFPDELANGVVITKNLFRKDFSGITVNIQKGENSVVKPNKGEVCEQFTAYDLDLFGTKNNNLDVDYISNSSLNENKPLLTTTEINNLYHTSKKIETKMNQYWNKFNKKPVDLEFKIVGKKRELYVKQVRVFND from the coding sequence ATGAAAAAATTAATCCTCCTTTTATTTGTAACTTTCTACAGCATTGCGGCACTTGGGCAAAATTATGTGGCGACCATACCTACTTATGAAGTCTATAAATCTTTGAAAGGAAAACCTTTATCCGATAAATTCTCCAACATAGAATCAGTAAAAATAGTATACGACATCAAAAATGAGAAATTATATTATTTCAACAGTTCCTTAATTTCACACCACTTTCAATTTGTAACCGAATATTTAGGTTATGATAAAGAATTAGAACAATTTAACTCTGCCAATTACAGCAATAAAGAAGCAGGTCGCGAATACTTATTGGGGAATCTAAATCATGTCAAAGGAACAGATAAATGGATTTTTGAATTGGCAGTTTCCGATCACATGCCGGTTTATTTCATCGAAAAATTTTTTAAACTTATTCAGCAGACTACCTTTATAAATCAATCCTTAAAATTTTACTTGAATGATCGAGAAAAAGTGGATTTTTACAATCAAGGTCAATTTAAAATTCCTTGCATTACCTCCGAATATATTTTCAACGAATTACAATATCAGGAAGTGGCAAATGGAAATTGTGTCGGTTTCTTAAAGAAATATAAAATCGAAGATTTAAATACTGTCAAACCCAAAGACAATGAAATCGTTATTCTGGACGGAACACCCGAAATTTTACCCAATGTAAAAGGAATTATTGTAACCGAATTGCAGACGCCTTTAAGTCATTTGGTCATTCTTGGCAAAAACAGAAAAATACCTATAATGGCATATACTTTGGCAATAACCGATCCTAAAATAAAATCACTACTCAACAAAAAAGTAGAATTAAAAATTGCTGTCGATACCTTTTTCATAGAAGAAACCAATAAAAAAATAAAAGATAACTCAAGCTTAAAAAAAAGAATTTTAGTGGCAGACACAACCGTTACCGGAATTGTTGACTTATCAAAAATAAACAAAAAAGGAGTTGAATTCATAGGTTCAAAAGCTCAAAATTTATCTTATTTGATTGCTATTGCAAAAGACTCAACATTCAAAGTTCCGGAAAATGCCTATGCCATCCCGTTCTATTATTACAACAGACACATTCATGATAAGTCTGTTATGCCTTTGATTACAGAACTTTTGAATAATCCGCATAAAGATTCTGTTCAATGGGTTAACATTCAATTGGAAAAAATCAGGAAAGCTATCAAGAAAGAAACGGTTGATCCCAATTTGATTGCATTATTAAATCAAAAATTAGGAACCCAAAAAAAATTCAAAAATTTTAGATTCCGTTCTTCTACCAATGCAGAAGATATTGAAGGATTTAATGGTGCCGGTTTATACGAATCTAAAACTGGGATACTCGGAGATTCCATAAAATCTTTCGAAAAAGCTATCAAGCAAGTTTGGACCAGTGTGTGGAATGAAAGTTCGTATTGGGAACGAGAAATTTTCGGAATAGATCAAAAAAACATTGCTATGGGCGTTTTAGTTCATCGCTCCTTTCCAGATGAATTGGCAAATGGCGTCGTCATTACTAAAAATTTATTTCGAAAAGATTTTAGTGGTATAACGGTCAATATTCAAAAAGGAGAAAACTCGGTTGTAAAACCCAACAAAGGAGAAGTCTGCGAACAATTTACGGCTTACGATTTGGATTTATTCGGAACCAAAAACAACAATTTGGATGTAGATTACATTTCTAACTCTTCCTTAAATGAAAACAAACCATTATTAACCACAACCGAAATTAATAATCTGTACCATACCAGTAAAAAAATTGAAACAAAAATGAATCAATATTGGAATAAATTCAATAAAAAACCAGTCGATCTCGAGTTTAAAATTGTCGGGAAAAAAAGAGAACTTTATGTAAAGCAGGTTCGGGTTTTCAACGATTAG